The sequence ACTTATGAGCACCTACCCTACATTTTTGACTAACTCatcttttttcttactgtagGGGTAAAATTTGCTGATTTGCCCTTTTGGGAAATAAAAGACTGTTCTATTGTGTTACCGACTGACTCAGTGATtatcctctcttttcttctgcaatttCAGCAAGCTGCAATCATCCCAGATGCGGCTTCCTTCCCTTCCATCCTCTTGTTGACTACATAATAGAGGAGGAAGAGACTAATCAGGGAAAGGCTGTGTTCTCCTTAGCTTCTGGCAATCAGTTTTGCTCAGTGCAATCTTAACAGCCATTGCTAGAGCAAAGGGGCTTATTATTTTGAGCTTGGGATAATATTCCATGAAAATATATTGTGGAAAACCTGCTTGTAATGTATTTGGTCCTTGGTGAGTTAACTTCCGTAGAGAAGTAGAGAAGCTTGTTACTGAAATTGATGCAAGAGTCTTTGCTGATACCTACTGTTTGCAGGAAATTTAGCCAGCTCACAAAAACCAAGGCCACTTCAAAGTCTGTGAGAAATTTCTCTAACCAGGTTATTATATTTAGTGGGTATATCTTCTCTAATAATGGCTCAGTGGGATAGAAATCTGAATCTTTAGCTGTCTTAAATTAATAAGGTTAAGATTGAATGGTAGCTGTCTGTAAAACAGTTGAAAGAAAGCTTATGGGTTTTGCACTCTGTTAATTGGTACCCAGGATGTTGTGTTGCATTCAGGAGAGAGGCAGGAAATTAATAATACAGAATCCTTCTCTCTCAAGCACTGTCATTTGATGTAATAATCAGGCTGGCACATAAATTGTCTGAACAGTGACAGTTGCATTTTGTGTAACTGTAATTGAGCATGcatcttcttgttcttcagaCCCATTCAAAAAGTCCTTCATCAAAAGACAGCGTATGCAGGCATATACATCCAGAGCTTTCACATAATTATTCCAGGGAACTATAAGTTAAATTGTTAAAGTCATACAGTCCACAGACATAGGATTGATGGGAAGGAGTACTGGGGAGTGTTTATGCAATGTTATGTTCACAATATGACTTCTTAATGTAGGCAGACTTACTGAACGACTGTAAAGTTAAGTTTCTAGAAATCTAGCACATTATTTTGTTTGGCAGATTATTTAAATGTAACCTTATCCAGTAAGCAGTTGTGTCCAATCTAGGAGGATGCTTGTCATAATTTGTTACACAGCTCACCATATTGTAGGAGGGTTCTGCTTAAATGAAATGCTCCCTGTCAAGTTAGATCAGAATGTCTAAGGTACAATGCTAGTGCTTAATTGTCTGACAGAAGCTGCCTGTCAGTATTAGGATATggttaaaacattaaaaactcCATTGATAATATTTGGTGCTGTTCGGAACTGTCCACCTCATGGCAGAGAAAATTTTGGTCAGAGATGGTGCTGAAGGCTTTTGcttcatttagaaataaataactcAAAGTGTTGGTTTTTGAACTAAAATCTGTCATCTTAAAAATCACAGTGTTCTTAAGACCACAAAGAAATTTGGAATCAATAGACCCACAGTTTACAATTCGGAGGAAAATGGAGCAGatgagagaagagagagagcttGTTGAACAGCTGCGTGAGGTACGTAAGTGTTGGTAGAACTGTGCTGAtctaacatttttcattttcgTTGGGAAAGTTGCATAatcaggaaaatattaaaaaaaaaacaaaaacccaacagatGAGACAATATTACTTTTGTAAATAATGTGGGTGAGGCCATTCTTGAAGCACTTTATTCTGATTTGATATTTGTACTTCAGAAAAGGTTTTTGTAAATGGGAAATTATTGTGTGTGTTGCCTGAGTGATATACAGTTAAAGAGCATTCCATGTGCTGGTAGAATTAACAGCTTATATAACTTCCTCAGAAAAGATGAAGTGATCACTTGAGAGAGAATGATATCTATAAAGCATTTCCTAACAACTGGAGAAGTCTTCAATCTGGCAAGTAAAAGGCATAATGAAAGTTAGACACATACAGGCATTTTTTGAATCACGTAATGAATGCTGGAAGTAAGGTTGATTTTTGTCGCTTGAAGGGTGCACACTCAACAGTTTTGAGGTGCTAAGTGGAACAAGTCTGCTGCTGTAGTACAGCTGATTTTGAAAAAGTGCAATTTCAATGATGACAAAAAACAGGATAGAATTGGTCTGCTAACAAAGTCTCAAATTAATTCTAATAAAAAACTGTGAATTCCATTCAACAGAAACGTGTATTTTTCAGTGATGGCAAAGAAGACCTTTTCACTATTAGAAAACTTTCAGGCATGGCTTCTTTCAAGTCTACATTTAGCTATATTGTATCTTGTAGTCCTTTCAAAAGTTCAATTTTACAGAGGACTTCATGTAACAGCATTACTCCAAATCTGCAGGAACTAGAAACTGGCAACAGAATTGTTGTAGATGGGCTGTACTCATCATAAAAATGCACCCTAAACTTTATGGAACAGTCTCCCAACAAGCAAGTCAGTgttttaagagaagaaaattttaatttattaatgtgTATAAAACTGTTTGTAGCATGCTTGCCAGTTCTCTCATAAATGCCAGATGGGGGAGCATGTCATGTGCAATCATAGGTTTTGTTTTGACTTTGGATTTAGAAACCATCTTTGGTACATGGGAAATATGCAGAAAGTTGCACATAAAGAATTTGAAACGTTTTTCTAAATCTGCTGcaaattactttattttgcaATATCAGATTCTTTTTAATTGGAATTTGACTTGAAAGAGAATTCTTGGATATGTGTTATATCTGAATGTTTTGTCTTGTATCGTGTATCGTTTCATCTCTCTAACTCTTCATAAGTAGTTTTCAGATTACTGGAGAATAATTACCTTGTACTCTCTGCTCACAGTGTAATTCTGATTCAAAGTACTGCTGATAAAGTTTGTTATGATTGAGTGGAAGTCCTGCTGGAAGAAAGCACCCATGTATAGTGCAATCACATTACTAATTATTTgggtatatatatgtatgtatatgtatgtatataaaaataaatgcaaattatGACAGCAGCATTGGAAAGGTAGACTTCTTTAACGAAGTTTACTTACTTCAGCAACCAACATAGGCTAGAGGGGCTTTGTAGTTGTTTAATAATTAGTTACATAACAAATGGGATTACCAGTAAACCAAAACTGCTTACTTATCCAGCAGCATGGGAAATTAGGAGAAGAtatgtgctttttctttctttatttgtttctctgttgAAGATGTGTACATGATCTTTATTTGCAGAACATTGAAACAAGACTAAAGATATGTTTGCCTGAGGACTTGGGGTCTGCTCTCATGGATGGTGTAGTTCTCTGCCATTTAGTAAATCACATTCGACCTCGGTCAGTAGGAAGTATTCATGTACCTTCACCAGCAGTAGTAAGTTGAAGgtttcttgtgtttttctttgcttctgtaagGGAGGGttgtttgaaaaaaagaaaagatcccTCACAAAACTTACTCATTTAATGTGAAATGATACTTGGTTACATAAATTGTAACACAAAATGAGTTTCCAAGAAGACAGatgttaagaaaaaacattttctgagacGGTCTAATCAAGTTTCTTTTACTGTCACTTGGTTTAAATTACTTCTGCTAAATCTTTGGTGAAGGTATGACATTGCCAAAATACACAAAACTGAGTTCCTGGTGTAAAATCTTGAAGTTCTGTTGCTGACTTGAATTATTATCtgcaataataaatattttaaaaccattttcattttttttcagctttataTCGATGATATTCTCTTActagaaacagctttcaaattACTTGAGCCTTGGAAATTAGTCCTTTAAAATCCCTGTTATGTTATTGTGAATTCTAGGTTTATATGGGTATTTAGTAGTTACTCTTTTTTCATGTCTTGTATTTAACAAGTAAAATAATGATTTGGgtgctattttgctttttttttctttttttactaaCATGATATTTCTGTAAGTACTGGAAAGATAGTCCCTAGAGAGAGAAATTTTAAACAGTAACAggaaatttcttcttcagacaTGAAAATTGTGTATAGCTACTTCATATTTGTGAGTACATCAAACgtgaaaaaatgtgaaagctATTACACTGAGATCTGTTCCCCTTAATGTACATTGAAATGTGTCATGACTTTAATTTCTATCCAGAAGAATAAATGTGTTCTGTCACAGAGCATGAGGTTTTAGAACCTCACAAGCTGGAGATAAATAAGTAGAGACTTAAATGTGTTGATGATTTACTAAATAAAAGCACATAGTATCCACAGCTTTCATACTGTGATTGTATGTTTTTATAAAGAgggtgggaggaaaaaaaaaaggctgagtaGAATTATatgctttgttttcaggagAAATATAATGGAAATGGTGCATCAGTACAGTaacaaaaaagataaatttattGACTGAATGAATTTATTGACTTCTTTTGccataatgtattttttttcctgtttctgcagCCTAAACTTAGCATGGCCAAATGCAGGAGAAATGTTGAAAATTTCCTGGATGCATGTAGAAAGCTGGGGATACCAGAGGTAATTTAATTGTCTACCATTTCCAGATGATAGAAAATGGAAAGTGTGAATTTCTTAAAGTTGAAGGATAGCTTTATGAAATAGCAATTTTCAACAATAAAGATATCTtgattccattttttaaattgtatgaTTTAATGCTGCTTTAGTGCATTTAAGTGTTTGATGCTACAGCATTTAAGAATGCAAATTTTGTCTTGAATTTGTAATTTAGTATTATCCCCAGCACAGCCTTATGTTTGCACTAAGGAATATGGCAAATGggtaagaaaataagaaggCTGTAATTAAGCACAAGTTTACTGATTTTTCTGTAACTACATTTTTACctactgcttttaaaagatGGGCTTCATTCTTTTTAACtgatgatttttccttttttaccaTGTGACATACTCAATAGTATTTACTGTGAAAGTGACTAATAACACACTCATGTACTGAAACACTTCTGCAGTGATGGGAAGAAAACCATTCTGTGTGTTAAGGATGGAATGGACCTGTGAGTAAGGTTGTCCTATATGTATATAAGTTGTGGAAATAGGGAAATTGCAGAGCATggtgttttctgctttccatttaaGGATAGTAGCATTCACTGGGTAATCTGTTCTCAAATTAATAAGGAAAAATGCCCTTCTAAATAAAGTAGTGAATTATGGAGTTTCACTGGGAATTGTTCAAAGATTCTTTTGTGGTCTAGaagcatgctttaaaaaaaattggtttaaaATATTGGATCCTGAAAATAATGTAGAAGTGGTTTACAACgtctttttaattgaaaatgtgaaaattgcATGATGtagttcctcttttttttttgcatacatATGGCACTATGATTAAGACTGAATGCTTTTTAGCCTATATTTCAAtatattgaaatatatatataatatatattatattaataatatataaataatatatatataatatattgaatatatttcaatatatttcaATTGCTGGAATAGAAGGACATTCTGACTGTCTTCCTCCTCTGCCACCTCTTTGGGAACAGATGATACTGCAAAGATTTCACACTGGAAAagaattccagttttatttatattttatctaCATTTTAGCACTTCATTTGGAGGAAATCAGAAGTAACAGTTCATTTTTGCTATTTGTAGGAATTTTGAGGAGGAGACTTAACCTTACAACTCTAGGGAATGATTCATAATTAGTGTGATGAATTCAGTGTTACGGGCTGGCCTCTAAGCTGTCATTAGGTAATTTATGATGTTAGAActatttaaaatttcttaaaatttcgtttcaaagaagatgaagaataaTAAGTTCAAAATCTCAGTGCTGGGGGTTATGGACAAAGTAGGTATGGAGTGTTTGTTAATCTGCCCTATTGTCGTGTGATACCTTGCAAATTATTGAGTGAATTAGAATTCATGTCGGGTTCTTTTCCTGGGAAAGAAAAGGCCGAGAGCAGTTGTTGTGAAGAgttctttcaaaaacagaagtaaaacagaaaattttagaAATCTTTGCACCCCTTATCATTGAAAGGTAAGCCAACTacaacaatatatattttttaaattaattcatagaatcacagaatggcctgggttgaaaaggaccacaatgatcatttagtttcaaccccctgctatgtgcagggtcaccaaccaccagaccaggctgcccagagccacatccagcctggccttgaatgcctccagggatggggcatccacaacctccttgggcaacctgttccagtgcgtcaccaccctctgtgtgaaaaacttcctcctaatatctaacctgaacctctcctgtctcagtttaaagccattcccccttgttctatcactattcACTTTCGTTAACAGTTCTGGATCTCTATAAATAAACTTTCTGGAAACGcacctttgttttctgtaaataggcatttttcatgtatttattgcTCTGCTTTAAAACTCgcattaaaattaatgtagaatttttgaaattttgGGGGAGTATtttattaaagcttttttttgttgcacAGAACCTTAAGTAAAGGATCAGATCTTATCAATATGATTTATAAACTATCCATCCTTATGAATCTAAAGAAGCATTACCTTCTCTTGAGGGAAAAACTAATTCACTTAAATGCTAAGTGAACTGCTTGCAATTGTAAATTTATGATAGTTGTGTAAGTACTCTGAGGACATACTTGATTCAGTGCTGGTAATTGGCAAATATATGTTTGCCACATATTGTGAAAATCCATTGTGTTCCAGAACTAGGTGGTAGATAACAGAATGTTTCTGTgtgctggagggaagggaatAAGGAATATAAAGTTGTATGCCAGCTGGCAGGAAGCTTTTGAAGAGCTGCTGATGGTATGTTTACTGCTGCTTCACCTAGCTACCTCTGAACAGTGCAGCAAAAGGAATCAGTGAATCCTTCCCCTTTTCTGGAAAATATCTTATTTGGAGTAATGTTTTGCTGATGGATCCCAATACTGACAGGTTTTTTTGGTAATACTTAGGTTTAATTCTCAGGAATTAGCTTGAAAATACTGCTGgactttttgtttgctttttgaatatttaaaattgtcATAGTCTAGTTGTTTACCTATGGAATGGAGTAAAGCACACACTGTTTCATTAACTCCACAGCTTTAGAATAATATACTATCAAATTATGTAAAAAGCAATCCAGAAATCAGCAACAGTAGTTACTGTGCTGATGTGCATGGTGTCTTAGACTCCATTGTTTTTAGCATTCGATTCTTGTGTTAGAATTGCTCTCTCAGAAAGATTTTCTGGCAAACTTTTCTGCTAGGGCATCCAGATCCAGGTGAGTCATGATGAGCTTCAGGGATTGACATCTTGACCAAAGtcacaaaaacagaataaaggAATGAGAGCTTCTCTGTATAATGACCACGTATGTAGATGATTCTAGGATTACTTGTGCCAGCTGATACAGCAAATCTGTTAATTACTGGAGGAGATTAATGGGTCACTCATTGTGTGCAGAGGGATGTTTTAAGGGTATGACCGACCCTTTAATAAGCAACTAAATAGCATGGTTCTTATTGCACAAGTCAGCTAATAAAAGAGTGAGAATAGCAAGTAGGGCAAGTAGAATATGTCCAATTTTGCCACTTTTTTCCTCTAGGGCCTTTTTGATTTCCAAGGTATCATAAAGCTTTGTAAGCTATcatttttggaaacaaaaaattGTTCTTGATATGAGGAAGTGGTAGTGGCAGATAAGCATCTGAAATCCTGAAGACAATATATTATGCAGTGCCCATGAACTACAAGCTTACTTACTAAGAAAAGtatgaaagaaaactgtattttacaCTGCTGACTAAAAACTGTGGAATTGCCTAATCTCTTCTTTAACAACTGTAGAATGGCAGATTCCTGATTTTTGGCTGATACTGGATTACATAAGCAATTGGAAGCAATGTGGCAAGTAGGAGTGCCTGTCCTTTCAGAATGATGTGCTGTATGTGCTGGGAATGGATTGTTAGTGTCATGTGAACCCACTAGTGACACCAACTGTATTGCTTACCATGACCACCTGTACTGCACCTACCATCTCATACTTTCTGGGATTCcaaaataaagctattttttaGCTTTATTTATATCTTTGCACATTTATAAGCATGTTCTCTGAAGTTTCAAAAGTCCCGATTCTAATGCAGTTCTGTTCTTACTGACACCTTATCTTGGATGCATTAAAAGTGATCAGGAGAGTCTGAATTACTCTAACATGAGTATACATgtaatgtaatgaaaatattgagGTCTCTATTTGGGAGAATACTACTGTAATATAAAACTAGCAACAGGCACAACAATATGACAGTATTCATATACATTTGTTAATTAGAAGAAGAAATTCTCATCTAATTGTTCACGCACATTCTGAAAATGTAGTGCCATTTTTGACCATTTCCACATTAgaatctgtatttattttgataGCAAAGTAGACTATTCTAATCTACATATCAGTAATATAATTTAGGATTAGTTTTCATTCCTCCTAGATGTCATTCGTACTAATCCATTTTCTTAGGCGCTTTCATTGATATTAACAAAAGTTTGTATTCAAggcagaagagcagctgagctATGGTGGGCTAAATAATGCTTTACTACAAGTGAAACTTagacaaaaacaaagctgtaagTGCAAAGTCTTACTTGAAACGCAAAAATTGTGCAAGTTTTGGTATGCATTTTTACTAATTGTCAGTTAGTGAACAAGTATGGTGTATCAGAAGTAGGACTTTCTAAACATCTTgtcaaaaaagaaattcaacaaATTACTTTCAGTGTTTGTGAACCAGATGGAGAAGCTATCTTTCTTTCTACATAGACACAAATTATTTCTTACAATCAGCAGTTTGCACCAGTGTAATATTTTAACAGTGCGGACATTTGAGATTCTTTTAATGCTTTATGGGACGACTTTACTTCAAAGAAATTAAGTAGAGGAGttacttttaagaaaaagtaagaCAGGCTTTCCTTACACATACACAGCTTATGAATCTTATGTAGTTTGAAGCAAAGATAGGCATGGGTTATCATGATTAATATTACAATAGTAATTTCTCTTGATAAAACATGGTGATAAATACTTTCACAGCTGGCTATTACAGTAGATTTACTGAGCTCCTGCGTTCCAGCATGTTAATAGTGGTGAGCAGCATTTAGTAAGACATACAGCTATTTCTTAGGTGGAAATAGGAGTCTTCTGCAATGTTTCCCAAGCTTTCAGTCAGCTATTTGGACTACACATATTGAACGGATAGGAGTGATGgtaagaaattgcttttttgaTATAAAATAACCTCATGAAGACTCGAGTTACAAAAGACTTCACTGTGACCATTTTTGGGACTTCAGAATCCTGCAGATGAGGTTATTACTGCATCTCATCTCTTCTGAAAACCAATTCCACTTTGCTACGTCAGCCAAAATTTTTCTCAACATGGCTGATTTGTGTCAGTGTAGGAATTACTGATTAAGTAAAACAATCGGGGAGAAAACAGTAGCTTGTTTTGTATGCTAAAATtggcaaagcaaaataaaacaatcagcCAGAATGTCTAGAGCTTTATCTTCTACTCATCTATTGGTAGTTCATCTAGTAATCACACTTCTCGTTTTAATGCAAGGTATGTTTTCATTGCTGCTTATGTTTCTCTTCTGATCAATTTACATAATCAGTTACTTTTCCATAGTTTCATCATGAGACATCCATGGCGGTACAGTAAGTTCTGTCAGGTAGGACACCTTTCTCCACCCTTTCATTCTTTGCTTGATAATGAATGCTATTTGCCCTACAGTACAGACTTAAGTGGCTCAGTATTCCAGTTGCAGTATTTAAATCCTAATTATGAGATTCCTTCATTTGTGTTTTGAGTACAGTGCATAGGCACTACGGACTTCATTCTTTCATCTAGTTCTGAAAACTTAcccttgttttttttattaggaTCAAAATCTTGGGGAGTTGGTTCTGAAATGTGCATATCTGTTTCCACAGTCACTGCAGGAGCATGTAGAATGAGAGTGGTTTCTGCACACAAACAGCTGGTTGTGCTTTTGTTGTTcactcctttctttctgtgtttattcTGCATGCATGATTTTGGCAGCTGTCTGATATAACCATGTAGCATCTTGGACTTGACAAGTCAGTCCATAAATGTAATGGTTAAGTGAGTAAGTCTTTTTAGTTCTTACTAGTTGATTTCAGTCTCTTAAATGAGAAGGACAATGCTTGAGGTGGGTGGATGGTTGCTTATTTGTTTGCCTTTGGGTGGGGGTTGCACTGAAGTAAATATCACGTATTTTTTAACTATCTCTTGATATCGTATTTGAGTTTGGTATTCTCATTTCACTACATGTGTAAAAGTATGGTAACTTCTAGAGTTGCGTTACAGAAGTTTAAAATGCATGTATGTTTTAGCTAAGGTGAGAGTGTGACAGCTAATTATTAATTGTTGCAGGACACAAATATAAGCAACAATGATCAGAAATTCCTAAGGCTTTCACAGGTATCACTGAATTTCACTAAAGCACCACATGACAATTTCATAGGAAGTTTTTTCAGCACGTGTTGGCTGTTTTTGTATGCTTTGGCATCTCCTGTATATTTCTCAGTGTGTTAATTTCTGGGTAGCAAATTCTTaactctttgttttaaaaaataaaaaatcaaccTATTACCAACTCTCATTCCCTAACTCCAGAATTACTTCCTTCTTCATTTGACTGCAGTAGAGACTGTTTTCAGATAtcgttggtttttttttgattttccttcctgacaaaaactcaaaaaaaacctcattttaAAGTTTCTGAAGATTTTACAGAAGTAAGAGTTTGAAGTGTCTTAGGTATTTCTTTTGGAGTATGTTTGTGGCAGATATGAAGTGAGTCTCATATGTCATTTTGAATGAAAGCAGTGTTTACTGGGCTTATTAGTGTCTTTAGTGGGAGTGCGATGCATTATTACATGGTCAATGAATTGTTTGTTTAAACTGAAATTAGTTTTTCTGATAAGCAGCTTACAGACATAGATGTTGAATGCAGTACTAGACCTCTCTCACTTTTAAACAAGATTGGCATGTTTTGTTCTATCTTTGAGGTTTCatccttaaaaaacaaagcaaaagccaAATATAACTGCATTAGCATTTAATATTGCTCTAAATAATATTACTGTTAAGAAATACCAACCTTGTGCTAGGCAGTGTTTGTCCCCTTCCATGTGTCAGCTGGCCTAAGTAATATTAAAGTTTTAAAGTTTcacttatttccattttcactaATCAATTTTCAGgatagaaaagcttttaaaatattttaagggtTAATAAACACCACAGTCCTCCTAAACATAATCTTTTTCCTTAcctgtatattttctttcataaaaactGACTTTCATTGATAGTAAATTCTCCTTTGCATTGGAAAATGGTATAGTATTTTAGATTGCTGCATTTTGAAAGTACAAGTTGTTGTTTGGGTTGGtgtaatattaaatattttgtgtatcAGTATTATTTTTGCATATAATGCTTCATTTTGTATAGCTAGCTTAAGATACTTCATGAAGTCAATGGTTCTTTGCAAAAAGAATATAGAAGTTTAACTTGCTAATACATTTTCTAAATGCTAGTTAAAGAATGTAGTGTCTAATTCTTCAGCTTAGAAACTTTACTAAACTTAATGATAGTCAGTCAATGATGTTCCCAGTTTTCATCTCGGGGTATCATTTTAAAGTGATATTTGATTACCAGATTCTAGGTTGTATGTTATGTTAGAGAATATTACATACTTCTAACagttaagtatttttttccctgagatttcatgctgctgctgctgcttgtacTTTTAACAGCTTTCTAACCCACTGTCTGCTATTGTATAAGTGAGATTTTACAGCTGATTTCATGTAAGCATTCAAGGCATACAGCGAAAAGTGTTGTAGATCCCATTGGAATAAATGGATCACATAAACCCTCCCACACCTCTGGGCATAATTTTGGAAGAGTTTGAAGGGCTGAGCTCTTCTAACTTGACTTTCTGATATAGTACTGTAGCCTCATTATATAGAGGAAACCAAAGAAAGCCGGGGTGCCTAGCAACTAAGGCAATATTAGGAAA is a genomic window of Meleagris gallopavo isolate NT-WF06-2002-E0010 breed Aviagen turkey brand Nicholas breeding stock chromosome 1, Turkey_5.1, whole genome shotgun sequence containing:
- the LOC104917501 gene encoding leucine-rich repeat and calponin homology domain-containing protein 1-like, producing the protein MEQMREERELVEQLRENIETRLKICLPEDLGSALMDGVVLCHLVNHIRPRSVGSIHVPSPAVPKLSMAKCRRNVENFLDACRKLGIPEEKLCLPHHILEEKGLVKVSITVQALLDVTTVKQALFT